The Trichomycterus rosablanca isolate fTriRos1 chromosome 13, fTriRos1.hap1, whole genome shotgun sequence sequence AACAGAGTTGGTTAGTCACCTGGGCCTTTCTTTAATTATATTAGCCAAATGTTTGGGTAATAAATTTATTTTAGCACATTATTTTTAGTCTTTGTTCTTGTAAATGTTACAATGAGAAGTGTAGGTTGCTTCTTTTGACTATATTTTTTAATGTCTTTAACCTCCATTATTTAAGTTCTCTCCATATTATACTGTCAATTTAGTAAGATATCTTCATGAATTTTAGTTTTGGTGGCTGCTCCATTTTGCATCAGTCTGTTTCAGATTAGCCTAGGCCCAGTCTGGAGTTTCTGGATGTTGGTGGGATCTAAATCTTTTGACTGCCTTACCtacctttttacattttacacaaaaaaatCTGGAACAACAGCAGCTGAAAACTGGCTAGATTTTAAAATGCTGCTGttctagttttttttgtttgttttgttctaTTTTCATATGCTTCTAAAGGTGAAATTGTCCAACTTTAAAACTAATTTAACCTGAAACCACTGACTTAACTTAAATGAGCAAATATTAACTGGTAGTTTAAGGTTGTTGTACCTTTACAAGTGAATATGGTAGATTAGTActagttttctttttttgcacacatGTAAACTTATTATGTTAGAAAATTttctttgttattgtttatttcttttttcaaacAGGTACATTCGCACTATGTACTTGGGCATCCAGAGTCGGCGTCAAACCAAGCACAGAAGGCGATTCTACTGGGCCATGATGTACGAGTACGCTGACGTCAACATGCTTCGGTTGCTGGAGACCTTCCTGGAGAGTGCTCCCCAACTGGTGCTACAACTCTGCATTATGATCCAGAAGAACCGTGCAGAGACCTTGCAGTGTAAGGGATcagtctgtttattttatttatatatttttttggacAGTTTTTGAAGCCCAGGTAAAATTCCATAATCCTATTTCATTCATGATTTTCCATTTTGTCATTGGGTGAAATAACTATAGAAATAACTCCACTTTAATGGACCAGCACATTTGCTGCTATGGCACAGTGTGGAGACAGCAAGCCATCCAAATCAGATTTTAAATGTTCAAAGAAACCGCATTCAGATTTTCTAATTGGTATGAAATGTGTTTCAGCAGACAGAAGTAACATAAAAGTTTTGAGTGTGGGCAGGATGTGCAATAAATATCCATTATATatccatcagccataacattaaaaccacctccttgtttctacactcactgtccattttatcagctccacttactatgtagaagcactttgtaattctacaattactctgcatgctttgttagccccctttcatgctgttcttcactggtcaggactctcccaggaccactacagagtaggtattatttgggtggtggatcattctcagcactgcagtgatactgacatggtggtggtgtgttagtgtgtgttgtgctggtatgagtggataagacacagcagtgctgatggagtttttaaacacctcactgtcactgctggactgagaatagtccaccaaccaaaaatatccagccaacagcaccctgtgggcagcgtcctgagaCTACtcatgaaggtctcgaagatgaccagctcaaacagcagcaatagatgagtgatcgtctctgactttaaatctgcaaggtaaaccaactaggtaggagtgactaatagagtggacagtgagtggacacggtattaaaaaactccagcagcgctgctgtgtctgatccactcataccagcaaaacacacactaacacaccaccaccatgtcattgtcactgcagtgctgagaatgatccaccacctaaataatacctgctctgtggtggtcctgtgggggtcctgaccattgaagaacagcatgaaagggggctaaaacagtatgtagggaaacagatggactacagtcagtaaactatatggtaagtggtgctgataaaatggacagtgagtttttaaatgtgaaaagtgggttttaatgttatggctaatcagtgtagcttatgttcttttaaaaatgtttaaagatTTCTTAAAAATAGATTCTTGtatttcactgtctgttttcagtcattgtgcaaattgaGCATCAAATTTTTACCATGCAAATGacgtttttttaaaaattatttttaagtaATAAAGCTTGGGTGCAAAAATCCCTACGTTCACATTAATTTCACTTTGTGTAATGCCCTACATTGCATATTTATTACTGCAAATTTCCAAAATAGGCAGTTACTTTTTgcagtgtttattttaaagatgCAGTGCTCTGTTGAGCATGGTAGCTTGtacatttttgctttttttattattcagttttgcactttttttacacacacatctgtagtAAATCTTGGCCAACTTGTTTCTGCTGAAATTCCTTTCAGGCGTCTCCTTGTTGGCTTCACTGCTGTCTCTGTCCTGGGTGTTAGCCTCATACCATAAGCTTCTGCGGGACTCCAGAGATGACAAAAAGAGCATGAGTTACCGAGGTGCACTGATCCACATCATCTGGAGGCTTTTTACTATTTCTTCCCGGGTGCTCTCTTTTGCTCTTTTTGCTTCCATATTCCACATATACTTTGGCATTTTTGTAGTTATGCACTGGTGTGCCATGGCCTTCTGGATCATACATGGAGGCACTGACTTCTGCATGTCCAAGTGGGAGGAGGTGCTTTTCAACATGGTAGTGGGAATTGTCTACATATTCTGCTGGTTTAACGTGAAGGAAGGCCGGACCCGCTACCGGATGATGATCTACTACTTCGTGGTGCTGGCCGAGAACACGGTGCTTACCTGCCTCTGGTATACCTACAGAGACCCAGCCACAACGGATTCCTATGCTGTGCCAGTCCTATGTGGCGTCTACCTAAGTTTTGCCTCAGGTGTCGTCTTTATGGGCATTTACTATGGAGTTCTTCACCCCATGGGTCCTAGAATAAGGGTGCTAGCCAGCTCCTGCTGTGCCGATCTTCTCTGGGGCCTCCCTTTACCTGCCGAGGCTGAGCCCATGACGCCGACCCCTGTTCCTCGAGCCACGCAGACAACCCCTAGCCGGGCATCTACGTTGGGTTATCAGCAACAGGATGACTCTGTGGAAGAAGAAACATGCCTACCCGTTTTCCAGGTGCGCTCCCCTGAGCCAACCCCACCAGGCCGCCATCGTTTAGAGGGGCCGCTTATCAAAATCGACATGCCCCGGAAGCGTTACCCAGCTTGGGACGCCCACTTTGTGGACCGCCGCCTGAGGAGAACTATAAACATCTTGCAGTTCATCAGTCCCTCGGCTGTAGGGATCAGGTATAGGGACGGGCCACTGCTGTACGAGCTCCTACAGTACGAGTCTTCTCTGTGACCCCGGCCTCTGCTTCTCTACACCTAGGTCTCTTCTgtctcatgttttattttttattttgcattttatttatttaaaaatgtctaGATTTTCTTTGATGAAATGTTTTCATGGCTTTATTTATCAGTATAAAATGGGAATATCTAAACTTGATCCTAATTATTCTAAATTGTTTGCACTTGGTGTATATTTAATAGGATGTTTACTTTTCAAACATTATCTAAAATGTTGATTCTTTTGAAACAATGTCCTCTATCATGTTTATAGTTAGCTGAACCTTTTGCATTGGAAAAATGGAGGTAGATCAACCAAACCAGCGCTGCCTTTAGTCTTCATAGTAACATTTCTATACACTGAATCAAAGCATTCAAATGTAAGATCATTTTAAGTTAATTATCGTATTTACTTAGTTATCCTAATCATTTTTAGTACTGACCATGACGGAGTCGTCTTGGATGCTTTTTATTCCAAAAACAAAGCCTTTGTTGTTTCAAAAATATGCACCACCACCTATGGTATGTCCAAAACAGATTGAAATAAATTAACTGAGAAATAAAACGTATGTTTGAACAGGGATATATAAAGTACTTACAGATCTGAATATGTTTGGCTGCAGATAGTAAGACTGgctttttatttacacttaattTAAGCAGACAAACCAACAATGAGAAACTATGTGTTACGTATCTATCATATAAAAACCTTCCAAAAAAGTTACTTCCAGACCGTCCAAGGTGTATAAACTGTTGGCGCCGTATCTTTATTTATGTGTGCATTGTGTACCATCTTGTTATATGTGTATACATCTAAGCTTATAACATGGGTTCCTATTATCTTTAGTCTTttttaggtaggtaggtaggtagatagaatgacagaactttattaatcctgaggAAAATTATTTGTTaatctaataattaaataattaagggTTTCAGCTTTTGATTGACTCTGAAAGTGACCTCTGAAGGCAAAACCATAACAGTGGAGTTTATTGACTGATGGCCTTAGAAATATCTTAATTCATTTACAGTtggggcatttagcagatgcttttatccaaagtgatttccaattatgactgaatacagtttcagcaaatgagggttaagcaCCTTGCTCTAAGCaactgtggcaacttggcagctattggccttgaaccggcaaccttctgattattagttcagtaacttaactgctgagctatcactgcccaacATGTAGAAATCTTGCTCCTGAAATACCTCATTGATAGATTAAGTTGGCTACATTTTGCACATTATGTGTCATAAGTAAGCCATGGACGTCTCTGCAGTGCATTACATGCCAGCTGTACACAGCTGCCATACTTCCTAGCAGTGTACATTTTTAGTTGCTGCTTTTTCACATTATAAGCCGTTATAAGCCAGAAGGGCTAAGATTATACTCAACGCAGTTATGTAAATGCAAACAGTTCCAGCTATGCAAGATCAATTTCAGTGTTCCAGAATGTGTCAGCAATTTATACTGCAATACAAGCTGAGAATGGGTTATTTTACACTTTATAATGCCAGAGCACCTATTTTTTAGGCCCAAGTTGGTTGCATTCTGTGCTGCACAAGTCTTAACATGTagttgtgtgtgaatgtatctgtctgtctgtctgtctgtctaaagcTGGTGCAAAAAATTGGACAGGCTAGTTCCATAAGCATTGGGCTGCTAACAGCAGTGGGTTTTTGGCATAAGATTTTATGCCTTCTCAAACCAGATTGCAAATCATCATctgtgttattgtcattattgtcattatatgaCCAATATTTCTGCTGAATTTGGATATCTTGGGCTTGGGTTATGAATATGTTGAGCTTTAATTGTATACATCTGCATGAGCCTAATTTATGCAGCTTTCAGCTTTAGCTCTGTATGTTCctgaaaaataaattttttgtgctttttggtTAACTTTTCTCCCCAGTTACAGTGCGGtccggggtggcacggtggtaaagtgggtagcactgtcgcctcacagcaagaaggtcctgggttcgatccccaggtggggcggtccgggtcctttctgtgtgtttgcatgttctccccgtgtccacgtgggtttcctccgggagatccggttttctctcacagtcaaaagacatgcaagtgaggtgaattggagatactaaattggagatactaaattgtccatgactgtttgatataaccttgtaaaatgatgaaccttgtgtaatgagtaactatcgttcctgtcatgaatgtaaccaaagtgtaaaacatgatgttaaaatcctaataaacaaacaataaacaaacagtgCGGTCCAGGCATAATCCACACGATAGGCCCCAATTTTAGTCAGTTATCCACTAATGCCAGATGCAGAGCTTATGCCAGAACTTATATAGAGGTTAACTTTCCACATTTAACCCTCAATAATTTGCTAATTCAGCGTAGTGGTGGGGATGACAGTAGTGGGTCTGATTAGTGGGTGTGTCCAACACACTCTCAGCACTCATGTTTTCAAGAATTAATGTTTAACAGGATTGCATGCTCGCACTGCATCAGCATTGCATTGCAATTTGCATTTACGTACGTGCGTTGGATGTGCTACCCTACAAAACAGAACAATAAAGGCAGTGTTGTGAGAATGGTTTGGTATTTCTCCTCCATTCTTCTCAGCTCTCATGACTCATTTATTTGTTGGTGCTTATTCTCTGGTTTATAGTCAATTCCTCGTTTCTGGAATACTACCATGTAATAAAATCATATAAGGTGCAAAATAAGGTGCAGATGCTTGCCATATATATGTATCATCTTCTCAAGGATGTTGTAAAAATCAGATTACATGGAGATTCTTTGCCTGAATATACCTGATTGAAACTTTACTTTCACAGAGTAAGACGACATGACAGTGTTACACTCCTAAACAGCTAGGAAGAAGTGGATGCCTTCTCATGGCTCCCAGCCGAACCATACAAAGCCAAAAGACATCCTCTGCTGTAATTTATTACAGTTATAATACCAATGGTCAATGGTGCATCTGGCCATCTGTCAGCAACTTCTTACTATGGATAGGTGCTTACAGTTAAGTCATTTCTCTGTTGTACCTAAGTAAACAGTACATTTGTTGGTATGGTGCTACATAATTACATAAATCTTGTATGTTTATGGGAATGCTTAGAAGCATTTGTAACACTTGAATTTACTTCCAAGTGGTTTTGTGCctccataaataaatacaaaggtCTTGTCTAGGACATTTATGCAGCAATTTACCCTAGCAATTTATTTCAATGAACACCCTTTGGGGTCCGCTCAGAGCGCACTTGCTTCTTCGGCTCCACTGTGCCTGCTAAGATCCTAAAACCTAGATGCCATGCAGGTGCCGCAGCAAGGAAAAGGGGTTCTTGCCAGGGTTGGAAATGAGCTTGAGGACCAGTATATAAGCATTAACATTACGTACAGGGCACTGATGTTATAATATTTGAGATTACTGTTGGGTGGATAAAACTGAAGACGATGTGGTGTTGTAATGAAAGACTTATATGCTGTGTCTCTTCATGTAGCTTCCTCCCTGGTTGCTGCTAGCCCTTCCTATATATTAATGTATGGCTCAGGTATATTCTGGTGCAGAGAttctagtttttgttttttctttattgcaAATGTACTTGCTCAGTTTGCTTTTTAGTAATTCCATAGAGTTGATGTATATGAATAGTTGCTGCTTAATAATGTTCAGTGGAGTATTGTCCTCCTTCAGGTGCTCATACACTGTGATTGGTGATCCATCAGCAGCACCACTtgaatattttaatgttaaattaatTTGAATTCACTATGCTGATTGGAATTGACTTTATTAAAGCACAGAAAAAATCCAACTTTCTTATATGCTTCCATTGTTGACCGAGTAAAGTAAAAATCTGGTtcaaaatgtttttgtactgcaTTTACAAATGCTTTTAAGAAAAGACTAGTAAAATGCATCCAGATACCATTTCT is a genomic window containing:
- the xkr6a gene encoding XK-related protein 6, with amino-acid sequence MAAKSDGLGVVTGFSQLVERDEAAGAADEDELDSAAIHICHCCKTSSCYWGCRSSCLRSLKGKRIRRGAGERLWLDCLWIVLAMLVFFWDVGTDVWLAVDYYAKRDYAWFGLTLFFVLAPSVLVQILSFRWFVQDYTGGGLGPVPVQGLSRRATAGLSASRYGRDACCHISIWSWQVLLHLLQLGQVWRYIRTMYLGIQSRRQTKHRRRFYWAMMYEYADVNMLRLLETFLESAPQLVLQLCIMIQKNRAETLQCVSLLASLLSLSWVLASYHKLLRDSRDDKKSMSYRGALIHIIWRLFTISSRVLSFALFASIFHIYFGIFVVMHWCAMAFWIIHGGTDFCMSKWEEVLFNMVVGIVYIFCWFNVKEGRTRYRMMIYYFVVLAENTVLTCLWYTYRDPATTDSYAVPVLCGVYLSFASGVVFMGIYYGVLHPMGPRIRVLASSCCADLLWGLPLPAEAEPMTPTPVPRATQTTPSRASTLGYQQQDDSVEEETCLPVFQVRSPEPTPPGRHRLEGPLIKIDMPRKRYPAWDAHFVDRRLRRTINILQFISPSAVGIRYRDGPLLYELLQYESSL